The proteins below come from a single Candidatus Methylacidiphilales bacterium genomic window:
- a CDS encoding LL-diaminopimelate aminotransferase, producing the protein MQAESFIQRRFADRIGGERFGKDTAIYKFEKIKRAKRAAQQAHPDVPLLDLGVGEPDDMAFPEVVQKLCEEAAKPENRGYADNGGPVLKEAAARYMQRVCGVKLDPETQILHSIGSKAALSILPAALINPGDVTLMTVPGYPVFGTHAKYYGGEVYNLPLLKQNAFLPDLKSIPPEILKRAKVLVLNYPNNPTGASATEAFFKEVVEWALQNEIIVIHDFAYAALVYEGKPLSFLSIPGAMEVGIELHSASKNFNMTGWRCGFVAGNPLLIKAYGAVKDNTDSGQFLAIQHAVAYCFDHPEITQAIAAKYSRRMDLLVPALKRLGFDVEKPKGSFFLYAPSPRAAIRCDGSKIEFPNAEAFSQWMITEHLISTVPWDDAGSYIRFSVTFSAPGGLEKEKEVIAELERRLSSYQLIF; encoded by the coding sequence ATGCAAGCCGAATCCTTTATACAAAGACGTTTCGCAGATCGAATCGGAGGTGAACGTTTCGGAAAAGATACAGCCATCTACAAATTCGAAAAAATCAAGCGAGCCAAACGCGCCGCCCAACAAGCCCATCCCGATGTGCCTTTATTAGATTTGGGGGTCGGGGAACCAGATGACATGGCCTTTCCGGAAGTCGTTCAAAAACTATGCGAAGAAGCTGCCAAACCCGAGAATCGCGGCTATGCCGACAACGGTGGTCCAGTTTTGAAAGAAGCAGCAGCCCGTTACATGCAACGTGTCTGTGGAGTCAAGCTCGACCCTGAAACCCAAATCTTGCACTCCATCGGCTCAAAGGCTGCTCTTTCTATTCTTCCCGCAGCGTTAATCAATCCCGGCGATGTCACCCTGATGACCGTCCCGGGCTACCCAGTTTTTGGCACCCATGCGAAATACTATGGTGGGGAAGTTTATAATCTTCCCCTTCTAAAACAAAACGCCTTCTTGCCCGATCTCAAGAGCATTCCGCCCGAGATTCTGAAACGCGCCAAAGTTCTCGTTCTCAATTATCCCAATAACCCCACAGGCGCATCTGCCACAGAGGCCTTTTTCAAAGAAGTCGTCGAATGGGCGCTCCAAAATGAAATCATTGTCATTCATGACTTCGCTTATGCAGCTTTAGTTTATGAAGGAAAACCACTCAGTTTTCTCTCTATCCCGGGCGCCATGGAAGTAGGCATTGAGTTGCACTCTGCATCAAAAAACTTCAATATGACTGGCTGGCGGTGCGGCTTCGTAGCTGGCAATCCCCTTTTGATCAAGGCCTACGGAGCAGTCAAAGATAACACGGACTCAGGCCAGTTTCTTGCCATTCAGCATGCCGTTGCTTATTGCTTCGATCACCCTGAGATCACGCAAGCGATTGCTGCAAAGTATTCTCGGCGGATGGATTTGCTAGTCCCAGCGCTGAAGAGGTTAGGTTTCGATGTTGAGAAACCCAAAGGCTCTTTCTTTCTATATGCCCCCTCCCCTCGTGCAGCGATCCGCTGTGATGGCTCAAAAATAGAGTTCCCTAATGCGGAGGCCTTTTCTCAATGGATGATCACTGAACACCTGATCTCGACAGTGCCGTGGGATGACGCAGGTAGCTATATACGCTTCAGTGTCACATTCAGTGCGCCTGGCGGCTTGGAGAAAGAAAAAGAGGTAATAGCCGAGCTCGAGCGACGCTTAAGCTCGTATCAGCTTATATTTTAG
- a CDS encoding phosphopantothenoylcysteine synthase — protein sequence MKILITTGPSAVPIDEMRVLTNISSGQTGTALSHYFSQRGHEVICLRGKGARAELPPKGVLTQEFKDNDHLLELLKDLSMRFSADAILHSAALSDFVLDYITDAEGRRIVAKKIPSRINGIRLVLKPAPKILPQLPHLWPSARIVGWKYELDGDHDSAVAAAIQQVRDSQTHFVVVNGTAYGRGFGICNAERQLDHAPDLLVLAQRLENHLSTPLKK from the coding sequence ATGAAAATTCTAATCACGACTGGCCCCTCTGCTGTTCCCATCGATGAAATGCGCGTCCTGACAAATATCTCCTCTGGTCAGACAGGCACCGCTCTATCTCATTACTTCAGCCAACGAGGCCATGAAGTCATCTGCCTCCGTGGAAAAGGAGCGCGGGCAGAATTGCCTCCAAAAGGGGTGCTTACGCAGGAATTTAAAGACAACGACCACTTGCTTGAGCTGCTTAAAGACCTATCCATGCGTTTCAGCGCAGATGCAATTCTACACTCAGCGGCCTTAAGCGACTTTGTCTTAGATTACATAACAGACGCAGAAGGCCGTCGAATCGTGGCTAAAAAAATTCCCAGTCGCATAAATGGCATAAGACTAGTCCTCAAGCCTGCTCCTAAAATCCTTCCCCAGCTCCCTCACCTCTGGCCTAGTGCACGAATTGTTGGATGGAAATACGAACTCGATGGCGATCATGACTCAGCAGTGGCTGCCGCAATCCAGCAAGTGCGCGACTCCCAGACGCATTTTGTCGTCGTCAACGGCACGGCATACGGACGGGGATTCGGAATCTGCAATGCCGAGCGACAACTCGATCATGCACCTGACTTACTTGTCCTTGCTCAACGCCTTGAAAATCACCTCTCTACCCCACTAAAAAAATAA
- a CDS encoding aspartate kinase — translation MALIVQKYGGTSVGNPDRIKNVARRIKQWRDKGHQIVVVVSAMSGVTDGLIKLAKEILPEPSERELDMLLATGEQTTIALTAMALHALGVPAVSLTGAQAGIITDRGYTRAKILNITPRRVHEYLEQGQVVIVAGFQGQDEQGHITTLGRGGSDLTAIALAAVLKADCCQIYTDVDGVYTADPRLVPNARKIPVISYDEMLELAALGAKVMQARSVEFAKKFGVVFEVRSSFSEEEGTIVRSETKDMENVVVRGVSLDKNQAKVTLLAVPDRPGIAAKIFSALAEAQINVDMIVQNVSAAGATDITFTVSKDDLGRAQKVIEPLSKQIGASEVIAKDGVCKLSVVGIGMKSHCGVAATMFKALSEAQVNVQMISTSEIKISVIIDAESGPKALEVVHQAFGLARV, via the coding sequence ATGGCTTTAATTGTTCAAAAATACGGCGGGACTTCGGTAGGGAATCCAGATCGAATCAAGAACGTAGCACGACGCATAAAACAGTGGCGTGATAAAGGGCATCAGATTGTGGTCGTGGTCTCAGCGATGTCTGGCGTGACGGATGGATTGATCAAGCTTGCGAAGGAAATTCTGCCTGAGCCTTCTGAGCGGGAGTTGGATATGTTGCTAGCGACTGGTGAGCAGACAACTATTGCTCTGACGGCAATGGCGCTGCATGCGCTAGGGGTGCCGGCGGTCTCATTGACAGGCGCACAGGCTGGAATTATAACAGATCGCGGTTACACACGCGCAAAAATATTGAATATAACTCCGAGAAGGGTTCACGAATATCTCGAGCAAGGTCAAGTGGTAATCGTAGCAGGATTTCAAGGGCAGGATGAACAGGGGCATATCACCACGCTAGGGCGGGGGGGCTCAGATTTGACGGCGATTGCTCTCGCAGCCGTGTTAAAAGCAGATTGTTGTCAAATTTACACTGACGTGGATGGGGTTTACACGGCGGATCCACGGCTGGTTCCGAACGCAAGGAAAATTCCGGTGATTAGTTATGATGAAATGCTTGAGCTGGCTGCGCTTGGAGCCAAAGTAATGCAAGCGCGCTCTGTAGAATTTGCTAAAAAATTTGGTGTTGTCTTTGAGGTGCGATCTAGTTTTAGTGAAGAGGAGGGAACAATTGTCAGAAGTGAGACAAAGGATATGGAAAACGTCGTTGTGCGTGGCGTCAGTTTGGATAAAAACCAAGCTAAGGTAACACTTTTAGCTGTGCCTGATAGGCCAGGAATCGCAGCAAAAATTTTCTCCGCCTTGGCTGAGGCACAAATAAACGTAGACATGATTGTGCAGAATGTCTCTGCAGCGGGGGCCACGGATATAACTTTTACTGTAAGTAAGGACGACCTTGGACGGGCTCAGAAAGTAATTGAGCCCTTGTCTAAACAAATCGGAGCCAGTGAGGTCATAGCCAAAGATGGTGTGTGCAAGTTGTCCGTAGTAGGGATTGGGATGAAATCCCATTGCGGAGTTGCAGCAACGATGTTTAAAGCGCTTTCAGAAGCGCAAGTGAATGTGCAGATGATTTCGACAAGCGAGATCAAGATTTCCGTTATAATTGATGCAGAATCAGGGCCCAAAGCCCTGGAAGTGGTTCACCAAGCTTTTGGATTGGCGCGAGTATGA